From Solidesulfovibrio carbinoliphilus subsp. oakridgensis, the proteins below share one genomic window:
- a CDS encoding C-GCAxxG-C-C family protein, whose product MNAPDTAAASRHEALALAVAGQAASLFTHRKLLCAEAILVAVNDAFGGPLSEEQALGVAAGLTAGLGDRGCLCGAVAGACVAVGAVCAKGSHAATRAAVRLESAAIHEAFTDRHRSACCRVLTKAVKEDPAAHMVQCADLTGFGAELAARSILRLRPELAECPDAGPGREPRLCGRVKWLLSLFCR is encoded by the coding sequence ATGAACGCACCTGACACCGCTGCCGCCTCGCGCCACGAGGCCCTGGCCCTGGCCGTAGCCGGGCAGGCCGCCTCGCTTTTCACCCACCGAAAGCTCCTGTGCGCCGAGGCCATCCTGGTCGCGGTCAACGACGCCTTTGGCGGCCCCCTGTCTGAAGAGCAGGCGCTTGGCGTGGCCGCCGGCCTGACGGCCGGCCTTGGCGACCGGGGCTGCCTGTGCGGGGCCGTGGCCGGCGCCTGCGTCGCCGTCGGTGCCGTCTGCGCCAAGGGCAGCCACGCCGCCACCCGGGCGGCGGTGCGCCTGGAATCCGCCGCCATCCACGAGGCCTTCACGGACCGGCACCGGTCGGCCTGCTGCCGGGTGCTGACCAAGGCCGTGAAAGAGGACCCGGCCGCCCACATGGTCCAGTGCGCGGACCTGACCGGCTTTGGCGCGGAACTGGCAGCCCGGTCGATCCTGCGTCTGCGGCCGGAGCTGGCCGAATGCCCGGACGCCGGCCCCGGCCGGGAGCCGCGCCTGTGCGGCCGGGTCAAGTGGCTGTTGTCCCTTTTTTGCCGCTGA
- the metW gene encoding methionine biosynthesis protein MetW, whose product MRYDLSVIASWIEPGASVLDLGCGSGDLLHSLSVDKNVRGTGIEAEEGKVTRGIEKGLSILHGDINEEVKDYPDGHFDYVILSQTLQQVYDPASLIREMLRVGRCGVVSFPNFANYRIRGQLLFRGRAPVSRELPYEWYDTPNIRVITIRDFRRFCRKEGFVIDRETAISTPHHHEQGVVVKFLPNLFATYGMFLLRRK is encoded by the coding sequence ATGCGCTATGACCTGTCCGTCATCGCCTCCTGGATCGAACCCGGGGCCAGCGTCCTCGACCTCGGCTGCGGCTCGGGCGACCTGCTCCACTCCCTGTCCGTGGACAAGAACGTGCGTGGCACCGGCATCGAGGCCGAAGAGGGCAAGGTGACGCGCGGCATCGAAAAGGGCCTGTCGATTCTGCACGGCGACATCAACGAGGAAGTGAAGGACTACCCGGACGGGCACTTCGACTATGTGATCCTGTCCCAGACCCTGCAGCAGGTCTACGACCCGGCCAGCCTCATCCGGGAGATGCTCCGGGTCGGCCGGTGCGGCGTGGTCAGCTTCCCGAACTTCGCCAACTACCGCATCCGGGGCCAGCTCCTCTTTCGCGGCCGGGCCCCGGTCTCCCGCGAGCTGCCCTACGAGTGGTACGACACCCCCAACATCCGGGTCATCACCATCCGCGACTTCCGGCGCTTTTGCCGCAAGGAAGGCTTCGTCATCGACCGCGAAACCGCCATCAGCACCCCCCACCACCACGAGCAAGGCGTGGTGGTGAAGTTCCTGCCGAACCTCTTCGCCACCTACGGCATGTTCCTGCTGCGCCGCAAGTAG
- a CDS encoding 4Fe-4S dicluster domain-containing protein, whose translation MPKTFFIDTSRCTACRGCQVACKEWHEHVAVPTRQRGTHQNPPDFTPQNFKIVRFAEHKIDGKIKWLFFPDQCRHCVSPPCKDAADAYVPGAILQDEATGAVLYTDKTKQLTIDQAREVQDVCPYHIPVRDQDSGLLTKCDWCIDRQRAGMLPACVKTCCTGAMSIGERADMLALARQTLAKVKETHPKAELLDEDFINVIYLVTEPRTLYHEYAERREPKGPMTRQAFLAMLARPVTRMRG comes from the coding sequence ATGCCCAAAACGTTTTTCATCGACACCTCACGGTGCACGGCCTGCCGGGGTTGCCAGGTGGCCTGCAAGGAATGGCACGAGCATGTGGCCGTGCCCACCCGTCAGCGCGGAACCCACCAGAATCCGCCCGACTTCACGCCGCAAAACTTCAAGATCGTCCGGTTTGCCGAGCACAAGATCGACGGCAAGATCAAATGGCTCTTTTTCCCGGACCAGTGCCGCCATTGCGTCAGCCCCCCCTGCAAGGACGCGGCCGACGCCTACGTCCCCGGGGCCATCCTGCAGGACGAGGCCACCGGAGCGGTGCTCTACACCGACAAGACCAAGCAGCTGACCATCGACCAGGCCCGGGAAGTCCAGGACGTCTGCCCCTACCACATCCCCGTGCGGGATCAGGATTCGGGCCTGCTCACCAAATGCGACTGGTGCATCGACCGCCAGCGGGCCGGCATGCTGCCCGCCTGTGTCAAGACCTGCTGCACCGGGGCCATGAGCATAGGCGAACGGGCCGACATGCTGGCCCTGGCCCGGCAGACCCTGGCCAAGGTCAAGGAGACCCATCCCAAGGCGGAACTTTTGGACGAGGACTTCATCAACGTCATCTACCTCGTCACCGAGCCGCGCACCCTCTACCACGAATACGCCGAGCGCCGGGAGCCCAAGGGCCCCATGACCCGGCAGGCCTTCCTGGCCATGCTGGCCCGGCCCGTGACCCGGATGCGGGGCTAG
- a CDS encoding motility-associated protein, whose translation MIVLAGVFVVLASICLGYYLEGGIFSVLVQPAEWLIIFGAALGPCSSAPPAPRSRLSSQACRPPHHRGRRVEFYFHRPETQSGQVLY comes from the coding sequence TTGATCGTTCTCGCCGGCGTGTTCGTGGTCCTGGCTTCGATCTGCCTCGGCTATTACCTGGAAGGGGGCATCTTCAGCGTCCTCGTCCAGCCGGCCGAGTGGCTGATCATTTTCGGGGCGGCCCTGGGTCCCTGCTCATCGGCTCCACCCGCACCTCGCTCTCGCTTATCGTCACAGGCCTGCCGCCCGCCACATCATCGCGGCCGGCGGGTGGAATTCTACTTCCACCGGCCCGAGACCCAAAGCGGGCAAGTGCTGTACTGA
- a CDS encoding lytic transglycosylase — MSMRFPALAFLCCALSLAATRPGLAADPQKKPEDFRGIAWGAPASSLPGLTPVERDGEIVHMERPDEKKELGGIALDHVTYSFYKKQFYHAEIGYVGERAATALQQSLEAKYGPPDVVREKTDPSGHPYTVATWNWPGFAFIGNRHDKDGKNGRVFYYYAPLTDASARDQGLAPKTAAAPASPRAGSGYAVKKGDSLARIAKKLGLTEADLVAANPGLSDKTLKAGATLNLPAGAKAAPPAPSPAAPLASPGAGSPDKAAGPAASHDYIEYTVKDGDILSKVANSHGARTRDVVRANPDINPDALKPGSILKIPVERPEVVEPPAGQ, encoded by the coding sequence ATGTCCATGCGTTTCCCGGCCCTCGCGTTTCTTTGCTGCGCCCTGTCCCTGGCCGCCACCCGGCCGGGCCTGGCCGCCGATCCCCAGAAAAAACCCGAAGACTTTCGCGGCATCGCCTGGGGCGCGCCGGCATCGAGCCTGCCCGGCCTGACCCCGGTCGAGCGGGACGGCGAGATCGTCCACATGGAGAGGCCCGACGAGAAAAAGGAACTGGGCGGCATCGCCCTCGACCACGTCACCTACTCGTTTTACAAAAAGCAGTTCTACCACGCCGAAATCGGCTACGTGGGCGAACGGGCGGCCACGGCCCTGCAGCAGAGCCTGGAGGCCAAGTACGGCCCGCCGGACGTGGTGCGGGAAAAGACCGATCCCAGCGGCCACCCCTACACCGTGGCCACCTGGAACTGGCCGGGATTCGCCTTCATCGGCAACCGCCACGACAAGGACGGGAAAAACGGCCGGGTCTTCTACTACTACGCGCCCCTGACCGATGCCTCGGCCAGGGACCAGGGCCTTGCGCCCAAAACGGCCGCCGCGCCGGCCTCGCCCCGGGCGGGCTCGGGCTATGCCGTCAAAAAGGGCGACAGCCTGGCCCGGATCGCCAAAAAGCTCGGCCTGACCGAGGCCGACCTCGTCGCCGCCAACCCGGGCCTCTCCGACAAGACCCTCAAGGCCGGCGCCACCCTGAACCTTCCGGCCGGAGCCAAGGCCGCCCCCCCGGCCCCTTCGCCGGCCGCGCCTTTGGCATCCCCGGGAGCCGGTTCGCCGGACAAGGCGGCCGGCCCGGCCGCGTCCCACGACTACATCGAATACACGGTGAAAGACGGCGACATCCTGTCCAAGGTGGCCAACAGCCACGGGGCCAGGACCCGGGACGTGGTCAGGGCCAACCCGGACATCAACCCCGACGCCCTCAAACCCGGCTCGATCCTCAAGATCCCGGTCGAGCGGCCCGAGGTGGTCGAGCCGCCGGCCGGACAGTGA
- a CDS encoding rhodanese-like domain-containing protein has product MRVVQKVLALLLLSVFCLAQTARADKFEDEAAKEKEAVKLTRDTQKGGYGLVTAEELKKWMDEGKKLVIVDTMPFEDSYKKEHLPGAVSFLFPIPDMDAWEAKETGGKTEADYAKLLGPDKDATIVVYCGFVKCTRSHNGAVWAKKLGYKNVVRFPGGIFAWKGAAYPVEAAK; this is encoded by the coding sequence ATGCGCGTCGTCCAAAAAGTCCTGGCCCTGCTCCTGCTCTCCGTCTTCTGCCTGGCCCAGACGGCCCGGGCCGACAAGTTCGAGGACGAGGCGGCCAAGGAAAAAGAAGCCGTCAAGCTTACCCGCGACACCCAGAAGGGCGGCTATGGGCTGGTCACGGCCGAAGAACTCAAGAAGTGGATGGACGAAGGCAAAAAGCTCGTCATCGTCGACACCATGCCCTTTGAGGACAGCTACAAGAAGGAACACCTGCCCGGTGCGGTCAGCTTCCTGTTCCCCATCCCGGACATGGACGCCTGGGAGGCCAAGGAGACCGGCGGCAAGACCGAGGCCGACTACGCCAAGCTCCTCGGCCCGGACAAGGACGCCACCATCGTGGTCTACTGCGGCTTCGTCAAATGCACCCGCAGCCACAACGGCGCGGTCTGGGCCAAAAAACTCGGCTACAAGAACGTGGTCCGCTTCCCCGGCGGCATCTTCGCCTGGAAAGGCGCCGCCTACCCCGTCGAAGCAGCAAAATAA
- the metX gene encoding homoserine O-acetyltransferase MetX, translating to MSEYVEHAASGSSVGRVEKKFFTFAEPPRPLIVESGKALGPVTLAYETYGELDADAGNAVLVLHALSGDSHAAGYYDKSDPKPGWWDLMIGPGKPIDTDRYFVICANVIGGCMGSTGPSSPDPATGKPYGLTFPVITIGDMVRAQKRLVEHLGIKKLLCAIGGSMGGMQVLEWAVRYPDMVRSAVPLATTTKHSALAIAFNEVARQAIMADPKWNCGNYYDGEKPGHGLAVARMIGHITYLSDEAMRQKFDRRLQDRCEISFNFEEADFQVESYLRYQGQKFVDRFDANAFLYVTKAADYFNLEATHGAGSVVSAFAKAKCRFLVASFSSDWLYPTYQSRAMVQAMKKNGLDVSFVEIEAKWGHDAFLLPNSRLSGMIDSFLDRAAADAKKEAGHAL from the coding sequence ATGAGCGAATACGTGGAACACGCCGCCTCCGGATCCAGCGTCGGCCGGGTGGAAAAGAAGTTTTTCACCTTTGCCGAGCCGCCCCGGCCTCTGATCGTCGAATCGGGCAAGGCCCTCGGGCCCGTGACCCTGGCCTATGAAACCTACGGCGAATTGGACGCGGACGCGGGCAACGCCGTCCTGGTCCTCCACGCCCTGTCCGGCGACTCCCATGCCGCCGGCTACTACGACAAGAGCGATCCCAAGCCCGGCTGGTGGGACCTCATGATCGGTCCGGGCAAGCCCATCGACACGGACCGCTATTTTGTCATCTGCGCCAACGTCATCGGCGGCTGCATGGGCTCGACCGGCCCGTCGAGCCCGGACCCGGCCACGGGCAAACCCTACGGCCTGACGTTTCCGGTCATCACCATCGGCGACATGGTCCGGGCCCAGAAGCGGCTGGTCGAGCACCTGGGCATAAAAAAGCTCCTGTGCGCCATCGGCGGCTCCATGGGTGGCATGCAGGTCCTCGAATGGGCCGTGCGCTATCCGGACATGGTCCGCTCGGCCGTGCCGCTGGCCACCACCACCAAGCATTCGGCCCTGGCCATCGCCTTCAACGAAGTGGCCCGGCAGGCCATCATGGCCGATCCCAAGTGGAACTGCGGCAACTACTACGACGGCGAGAAGCCCGGCCACGGGCTGGCCGTGGCCCGCATGATCGGGCACATCACCTACCTCTCCGACGAGGCCATGCGCCAGAAGTTCGACCGCCGGCTCCAGGACCGGTGCGAAATCTCGTTCAATTTCGAGGAGGCCGACTTCCAGGTGGAATCCTACCTGCGCTACCAGGGCCAGAAGTTCGTGGACCGGTTCGACGCCAACGCCTTTCTCTACGTCACCAAGGCGGCGGACTATTTCAATCTGGAGGCCACCCACGGCGCGGGTTCGGTGGTGTCGGCCTTTGCCAAGGCCAAATGCCGCTTCCTGGTGGCCTCGTTCTCCTCGGACTGGCTCTACCCGACCTACCAGTCCCGGGCCATGGTCCAGGCCATGAAGAAAAACGGCCTGGATGTGAGCTTTGTCGAGATCGAGGCCAAGTGGGGCCACGACGCCTTCCTGCTCCCCAACTCCCGGCTGTCCGGCATGATCGACAGCTTCCTCGACCGGGCCGCGGCCGACGCCAAAAAGGAGGCCGGCCATGCGCTATGA
- a CDS encoding formate dehydrogenase accessory protein FdhE, with the protein MRVPRSMLSHTTPDLPEASPPPGAEAVLATFAALARLRREVAASLPDPRPGLAYDPDRFAAGTPLLAHADPEGIVAATLAAGPDLLAGLAGIFPAIAREAILLAEALAERPELADGLADAVLNGREDLTESLSADIGLAPAALAFLARELLATVLRRETATLSPLADDALWQKPTCPICGSVPDLGLLKEHREPSEFLVAKAGRLQLHCSLCGHLWRFPRLKCLACGEGDQEKLDVLIPAGRDRERIHTCSTCGRYLIVLNRVESVSDREVDPDVAPAGLSHLDAAAQAKGFVPLCPAPWNQFGEDE; encoded by the coding sequence ATGCGCGTACCCCGTTCCATGCTGTCCCACACCACGCCCGACCTGCCGGAAGCGTCGCCGCCGCCCGGGGCCGAGGCCGTGCTCGCCACCTTCGCCGCCCTGGCCAGGTTGCGGCGCGAGGTGGCCGCCTCCCTGCCCGACCCGCGCCCCGGCCTGGCCTACGACCCGGACCGCTTCGCCGCCGGCACGCCCCTTTTGGCCCATGCCGACCCCGAGGGAATCGTGGCCGCCACGCTCGCGGCCGGGCCCGACCTCCTCGCCGGCCTGGCCGGCATCTTCCCGGCCATCGCCCGGGAAGCCATCCTCCTGGCCGAGGCCCTGGCCGAGCGGCCGGAATTGGCCGACGGACTGGCCGATGCGGTCCTAAACGGCCGGGAAGACCTGACCGAATCCCTCTCCGCCGACATCGGCCTGGCGCCGGCGGCGCTGGCCTTTCTGGCCCGGGAACTCCTGGCCACGGTGCTGCGCCGGGAAACGGCGACGCTCTCGCCCCTGGCCGACGACGCCCTGTGGCAAAAGCCGACCTGCCCGATCTGCGGCTCCGTGCCGGATCTCGGCCTGCTCAAGGAACACCGGGAGCCGTCGGAATTCCTCGTCGCCAAGGCCGGACGGCTCCAGCTCCACTGTTCCCTGTGCGGCCATTTGTGGCGGTTTCCGAGGCTCAAGTGCCTGGCCTGCGGCGAGGGCGACCAGGAGAAGCTCGACGTCCTGATTCCGGCCGGACGGGACCGGGAACGCATCCACACCTGCTCCACCTGCGGCCGCTACCTGATCGTGCTCAACCGCGTGGAAAGCGTCTCCGACCGCGAGGTGGACCCAGACGTGGCCCCGGCCGGACTGTCCCACCTGGACGCCGCGGCCCAGGCCAAGGGATTCGTCCCCCTGTGCCCGGCCCCCTGGAACCAGTTCGGCGAGGACGAGTAG
- a CDS encoding MauE/DoxX family redox-associated membrane protein, protein MPKIATLLASAWPCRAVRLVLAVAFLAAGAVKLADVHAFVLTIKAFALLPTDAVKPVAVLLPILEILAGGLVLVRPRTGLLLVGGLLLLFIGVAGNALRQGLAIDCGCYGPGDPEGEVYHGLWPTVWRDCAMLAGVVYCLARRRPPPGPIPAP, encoded by the coding sequence ATGCCCAAAATCGCCACGCTTCTTGCCTCGGCCTGGCCCTGCCGGGCCGTCCGACTGGTCCTGGCCGTCGCCTTCCTGGCGGCCGGGGCGGTCAAGCTCGCCGACGTCCACGCCTTCGTCCTGACGATAAAGGCCTTCGCCCTCCTGCCGACCGACGCGGTCAAGCCCGTGGCCGTCCTGCTCCCGATCCTCGAGATTCTGGCCGGCGGGCTCGTCCTGGTCCGGCCCCGGACCGGCCTCCTCCTCGTCGGCGGCCTGCTCCTCCTTTTTATCGGCGTGGCCGGCAACGCCCTCCGCCAGGGCCTGGCCATCGATTGCGGCTGCTACGGCCCGGGCGATCCCGAAGGCGAGGTCTATCATGGACTGTGGCCGACCGTGTGGCGCGACTGCGCCATGCTGGCCGGCGTTGTCTACTGTCTGGCCCGGCGGCGTCCGCCCCCCGGGCCCATCCCGGCTCCCTAA
- the fdnG gene encoding formate dehydrogenase-N subunit alpha: MGISRRGFMKLTGAGIACLGLKDLGFDPRPAAAYATTLRIEGAKEYQSTCPFCSCGCSILMFVKDGKFISSEGDPDYPVSEGALCPKGAAFHAMHVSHHRVLKPRYRAPGSDKWEEKDWDFVLDRIAHRVKETRDRDFTEKNDKGQTVNRVESIFQLGTSQMDNEECAVSHQMLRSLGVVYFDHQARVUHSPTVPALAESFGRGAMTQHWIDIKNSDAILIMGSNAAEHHPISFKWVLKAKDAGAPVIHVDPKFSRTSARSDFHVPLRSGTDIAFLGGMMKYILEKDLIHKDYVVEYTNAAFIVGDGYEFKDGLFSGFDPATKRYDQKKWAFAMDENGIPKRDKTLKDPRCVYQLLKKHYARYDMDTVSSITGVSKDNLEKVYSIYSATGKPDKAGTMMYALGWTQHSVGVQNIRCAGIIQLLLGNIGVAGGGVNALRGEPNVQGSTDHAILWHILPGYNAVPTTAWPTLADYNKANTPVSKDPKSANWWANRPKYMASLLKAWYGDAATAENEFGYGWLPKVEPGVDYASLYLFDRMYKGKVRGGFIYGHNPAQSMPNTHKIRKALTQLDWLVVGEAHDTETSSFWHQPGYDPKNVKTEVFLLPSCQRGEKDGTTSNSGRWHMWHYKGYEPMGVSRPMGWMVVEIMKRVKALYQKDGGAFPAPIVNLDWYPEYDADFIAKKINGWYTQDVTVGDKTYKKGEQVASFAFLRDDGSTTSMNWLYTGCYGPAGNLAKRRDHSQTPMQAKIGLFPNYSWAWPVNRRIIYNRASVDVTGKPFNPAKTVIAWEDGKWVGDIPDGPWPPMADPKGKYPFIMHTEGHGQLYGPGRVDGPFPEHYEPAETPVTVNPFSKQMSNPCIKIIDSDMDVLAKNGDPRFPIVLTTYSMTEHWCGGGDTRNTPPLLEAEPQLYIEMSQELAKEKGIKNGDPVVIESLRGKVEAIAMVTVRMTPLQIQGKTVHLVGMPFCFGWTTPGVGDATNRLTVSVGDPNTTIPEYKACLVNLRKADKVTELAV; this comes from the coding sequence ATGGGCATTTCGCGAAGAGGTTTCATGAAACTGACGGGCGCCGGGATCGCCTGCCTGGGGCTCAAGGACCTGGGCTTCGATCCCCGTCCGGCGGCGGCGTACGCCACGACGCTACGCATCGAAGGGGCCAAGGAATACCAGTCCACGTGCCCGTTTTGCTCCTGCGGGTGCAGCATCCTGATGTTCGTCAAGGACGGCAAGTTCATCAGCTCCGAGGGCGACCCGGACTATCCGGTCAGCGAAGGGGCGCTTTGCCCCAAGGGCGCGGCCTTTCATGCCATGCACGTCAGCCACCACCGGGTCTTGAAACCCCGCTACCGGGCTCCGGGCAGCGACAAGTGGGAGGAAAAGGACTGGGACTTCGTCCTGGACCGCATCGCCCATCGGGTGAAAGAGACGCGCGACCGCGATTTCACCGAGAAAAACGACAAGGGCCAGACCGTCAACCGGGTCGAATCCATCTTCCAACTCGGCACCTCCCAGATGGACAACGAGGAATGCGCCGTCAGCCACCAAATGCTCAGAAGCCTGGGGGTCGTTTATTTCGACCACCAGGCCCGGGTCTGACACTCGCCCACTGTACCGGCTCTGGCAGAGTCGTTCGGACGCGGCGCGATGACCCAGCACTGGATTGACATCAAGAATTCCGACGCCATCCTCATCATGGGGAGCAACGCGGCGGAGCACCACCCCATCTCGTTCAAGTGGGTGCTCAAGGCCAAGGATGCCGGGGCCCCGGTCATCCATGTGGACCCCAAATTCTCCCGTACTTCGGCCAGAAGCGATTTCCACGTGCCCCTTCGTTCCGGAACGGACATCGCGTTTCTGGGCGGTATGATGAAGTACATCCTGGAAAAGGATCTCATCCACAAGGACTACGTGGTCGAGTACACCAACGCCGCCTTCATCGTCGGCGACGGGTACGAATTCAAGGACGGCCTGTTTTCCGGCTTCGATCCGGCCACCAAGCGCTACGACCAGAAGAAATGGGCCTTTGCCATGGACGAGAACGGGATACCGAAGCGCGACAAGACGCTCAAGGATCCCCGTTGCGTCTACCAGCTCCTCAAAAAACACTATGCCCGCTACGACATGGACACCGTGTCCTCGATCACCGGTGTTTCCAAGGATAACCTGGAAAAAGTCTATTCCATCTACTCGGCCACGGGCAAACCCGACAAGGCCGGCACCATGATGTACGCCCTGGGCTGGACCCAGCACAGCGTGGGCGTGCAGAACATCCGCTGCGCCGGCATCATCCAGCTCCTTTTGGGCAACATCGGCGTGGCCGGCGGCGGCGTCAACGCGCTTCGCGGCGAACCCAACGTTCAGGGCTCCACGGACCATGCCATCCTGTGGCACATCCTTCCCGGCTACAACGCCGTGCCGACCACGGCTTGGCCGACGCTGGCCGACTACAACAAGGCCAACACGCCGGTGTCCAAGGACCCGAAGAGCGCCAACTGGTGGGCCAACAGGCCCAAGTACATGGCGAGCCTGCTCAAAGCCTGGTATGGCGACGCAGCCACGGCCGAGAACGAATTCGGCTACGGCTGGCTGCCCAAGGTCGAGCCGGGCGTGGACTACGCCAGCCTCTACCTGTTCGACCGTATGTATAAGGGCAAGGTGCGGGGCGGCTTCATCTACGGCCACAACCCGGCCCAGTCCATGCCCAATACGCATAAGATCCGAAAGGCCCTGACCCAACTCGACTGGTTGGTGGTGGGCGAGGCCCACGACACCGAGACCTCATCGTTCTGGCATCAGCCGGGCTATGATCCCAAAAACGTCAAGACAGAGGTGTTCCTGCTGCCGTCGTGCCAGCGCGGCGAAAAGGACGGCACCACGTCCAACTCCGGCCGCTGGCACATGTGGCACTACAAGGGCTACGAGCCCATGGGCGTCAGCCGGCCGATGGGATGGATGGTGGTCGAGATCATGAAGCGGGTCAAGGCCCTGTACCAGAAAGACGGCGGCGCCTTCCCGGCCCCCATCGTCAACCTCGACTGGTACCCGGAATACGACGCCGACTTCATAGCGAAAAAGATCAACGGCTGGTACACCCAAGACGTCACTGTGGGGGACAAGACGTACAAGAAGGGCGAGCAGGTAGCCAGCTTCGCCTTTCTGCGCGACGACGGCTCCACCACGTCCATGAACTGGCTCTACACCGGCTGCTACGGTCCAGCCGGCAACCTGGCCAAGCGTCGCGACCACTCGCAAACGCCCATGCAGGCCAAGATCGGACTCTTCCCGAACTACTCCTGGGCCTGGCCGGTCAACCGGCGCATCATCTACAACCGCGCTTCCGTGGACGTTACCGGCAAGCCGTTCAACCCGGCCAAGACCGTCATCGCCTGGGAAGACGGCAAGTGGGTCGGAGACATTCCGGACGGCCCGTGGCCGCCCATGGCCGACCCCAAGGGCAAGTACCCGTTTATCATGCACACCGAAGGCCACGGCCAGCTTTACGGCCCCGGCCGGGTGGACGGGCCCTTCCCCGAGCACTACGAGCCGGCCGAGACCCCGGTCACGGTCAACCCGTTCTCGAAACAGATGAGCAACCCCTGCATCAAGATCATCGACAGCGACATGGACGTCCTGGCCAAAAACGGCGATCCGCGCTTCCCCATCGTGCTGACCACCTACAGCATGACCGAACACTGGTGCGGCGGCGGCGACACGCGCAACACCCCGCCACTCCTTGAAGCCGAGCCCCAGCTCTACATCGAGATGAGCCAGGAGCTGGCCAAGGAAAAAGGCATCAAAAACGGCGACCCGGTGGTCATCGAAAGCCTGCGAGGCAAGGTCGAGGCCATCGCCATGGTCACGGTGCGCATGACTCCGCTCCAGATCCAGGGCAAGACCGTCCACCTCGTGGGCATGCCTTTCTGCTTCGGCTGGACCACGCCCGGCGTCGGGGACGCCACCAACCGGCTCACCGTGTCGGTCGGCGATCCCAACACCACCATTCCGGAGTACAAGGCCTGCCTGGTCAACCTGCGCAAGGCCGACAAGGTGACGGAGCTTGCCGTTTAA
- a CDS encoding formate dehydrogenase accessory protein FdhE, producing the protein MAEFSVSIARDVDRLRRERPHVRAFVDPFLGLLLARPSLVAVLACQAGDGPRPVVEPARLGLGACLLPRDEFPLDAVALGRSHEVLEPVLAAGFREVRSDLLAIGRAVAADAGFLAGLARALLGDRREMVVRAAGALGVDPRVLGFFGVQVLTPLAMALGRRLGRLVADAAWNRGYCPVCGSWPGIMRRVPGGGEMTCSLCAATWRFTRRECPFCEAPGPSGQVYAVPGCDAERVMVCRRCNHYLAEFDADGLAGYAPEVAALALAPLELLARQHGHLAPALDWRQMVWA; encoded by the coding sequence ATGGCCGAATTTTCCGTATCCATCGCCCGGGACGTGGACCGGCTGCGGCGGGAGCGCCCCCACGTCCGGGCCTTTGTCGATCCGTTCCTGGGGCTGCTCCTGGCCCGTCCGTCCCTGGTCGCGGTCCTGGCCTGCCAGGCCGGGGACGGGCCCAGGCCGGTGGTCGAACCGGCCCGGCTGGGCCTTGGGGCCTGCCTTTTGCCGCGCGACGAGTTTCCCTTGGACGCCGTGGCGCTTGGCCGTTCCCACGAGGTGCTGGAGCCGGTCCTGGCGGCCGGATTTCGCGAAGTCCGCTCCGATCTTTTGGCCATCGGCCGGGCCGTGGCGGCCGATGCGGGCTTCCTCGCCGGCCTGGCCCGGGCGCTCCTTGGCGACCGGCGCGAAATGGTCGTGCGCGCGGCCGGGGCTCTCGGCGTCGATCCGCGCGTGCTCGGCTTTTTCGGGGTGCAGGTCCTGACCCCCCTGGCCATGGCCCTGGGCCGCCGGCTTGGCCGGCTAGTGGCCGACGCGGCCTGGAACCGGGGCTATTGTCCGGTCTGCGGCTCCTGGCCGGGGATCATGCGCCGGGTGCCCGGCGGCGGGGAGATGACCTGCTCCCTGTGCGCCGCCACCTGGCGGTTCACCCGCCGGGAGTGTCCCTTTTGCGAGGCTCCCGGTCCGTCCGGCCAGGTCTACGCCGTGCCCGGCTGCGACGCCGAGCGGGTCATGGTTTGCCGGCGGTGCAACCACTATCTGGCCGAGTTCGACGCCGACGGCCTGGCCGGCTACGCGCCCGAGGTGGCGGCCCTGGCGCTGGCTCCCCTCGAACTGCTGGCCCGCCAGCACGGCCACCTCGCCCCCGCCCTGGACTGGCGGCAGATGGTCTGGGCCTGA